The Spirosoma radiotolerans genome has a window encoding:
- a CDS encoding LytTR family transcriptional regulator — MKKEKVYLYTVLALSLIVLLISLLTLNYLFSRVTNQLLDAQLESSQREIREIQRLLEGQLRNGMGKEQVAASLQKSIENTDTQTGFVCMYDTVGKEICHPDPSRIGQQIDQDNSVVRPITGSESQSFYELLNDGKAAGGLRTFSDHRRGSEIIYVQPIANTSWMLASHANLHAIRRQLDELHTQFLLAQGLAGTLMVLLSFLAVRWIGNRYQQQLEGEKNQLTDEVKSLTALNASLVSYQLKVQNEPVESSAEGPVVPTEEGGSRRRILTYWKDELVVISTDQIAYFHTEQSLTYIYCQDAKVYTSNTSLDELQKELDGDQFFRANRQFLISIRAIEKIFLYGKHQLKIAISPQPPEAILISKNKAAEFKQWLNR; from the coding sequence ATGAAAAAAGAAAAGGTATATCTCTACACGGTGCTGGCGCTCTCGCTGATTGTCCTGCTGATTAGTCTGTTGACCCTAAATTACCTGTTTTCCAGAGTGACCAATCAACTACTCGATGCGCAACTGGAATCTAGCCAACGGGAGATTCGGGAAATTCAGCGGCTGCTGGAGGGGCAGCTGCGTAATGGTATGGGGAAGGAGCAGGTAGCCGCTAGTTTGCAGAAAAGCATCGAAAATACAGATACCCAAACGGGCTTCGTGTGTATGTATGACACGGTGGGAAAAGAAATCTGTCACCCCGATCCGAGTCGAATCGGTCAGCAGATCGACCAGGACAATTCAGTGGTTAGACCGATTACAGGAAGTGAAAGCCAATCGTTTTATGAATTGCTCAACGACGGGAAAGCCGCCGGAGGCTTGCGAACGTTTAGCGACCATAGACGTGGATCGGAGATTATTTATGTGCAACCGATTGCGAACACGAGCTGGATGTTGGCCTCCCACGCGAATCTGCATGCCATCCGTCGACAATTGGATGAGCTACATACCCAATTTCTGTTAGCCCAGGGACTGGCCGGTACCTTGATGGTTTTGTTATCCTTTTTAGCCGTTCGGTGGATTGGCAATCGGTACCAGCAACAATTGGAAGGGGAAAAGAACCAGCTAACCGATGAAGTCAAAAGCTTAACGGCCCTGAATGCCAGCCTGGTGAGTTATCAGTTGAAGGTTCAAAACGAGCCGGTAGAATCATCGGCCGAGGGGCCGGTCGTACCGACGGAAGAAGGAGGGAGCCGACGCCGTATTCTTACCTATTGGAAAGACGAGCTAGTCGTGATTAGTACCGATCAAATCGCTTACTTTCATACCGAGCAGTCCCTGACCTACATTTACTGCCAGGATGCCAAGGTGTATACCAGCAACACGAGTTTGGATGAACTTCAGAAGGAACTCGATGGTGATCAGTTTTTTCGGGCCAACCGGCAGTTTCTTATTTCCATTCGGGCCATTGAGAAGATTTTTCTGTATGGCAAGCATCAATTGAAAATCGCCATTAGCCCTCAGCCGCCAGAGGCTATTCTAATCAGCAAAAACAAGGCGGCCGAGTTCAAGCAATGGCTCAACCGGTAA
- a CDS encoding MarR family winged helix-turn-helix transcriptional regulator, which produces MTIEDEINQQRFENAQQQAAMNVIFTANWLTNTYALALKPLDLSLQQLNVLSILKGQPKHRATVNFIRERLIDRMPNVSRLLNKLMEKGLIQKDRNTSDQRVVHILLTEKGAEAARKGRTIFQAVTYELSHDKAVLLNDLLNEFRA; this is translated from the coding sequence ATGACTATTGAAGACGAGATAAATCAGCAGCGTTTTGAGAATGCGCAGCAGCAGGCGGCTATGAACGTCATCTTCACCGCCAATTGGCTGACCAATACCTACGCGCTTGCTCTTAAGCCATTGGATCTTTCGTTGCAGCAACTGAACGTCTTATCGATTTTAAAGGGGCAGCCAAAGCACCGGGCAACGGTTAATTTTATTCGGGAAAGGCTGATCGATCGAATGCCCAACGTTTCCAGGTTACTCAATAAATTAATGGAAAAAGGCTTGATCCAGAAAGACAGGAACACCTCGGATCAACGGGTTGTTCATATCCTTCTTACTGAAAAAGGGGCGGAAGCGGCTCGTAAAGGGCGAACGATTTTTCAGGCAGTTACCTATGAACTAAGCCATGACAAAGCCGTCTTACTCAATGATCTGCTCAATGAGTTTAGAGCGTAA
- a CDS encoding YncE family protein: MNQKNLLLGLLLVSSVPSYAQSRYAHDRVYTANQVSNTVSVIDPATNRLLGEIDLGKPYPNVLSPLYRGQALVHGLRYLAAKRLLAVVSIGSNALTFISTQTNQVLKTVYVGRSPHEPTFTPNGKQVWVSVRGEAYISVIDVASMTEVRQVPVADGPGMVSFSPDGKLAYVCSSFTPELDIVNTSTYQIIKKIPVVSPFSPNIFTSPQGEWVAFTHKDVGKVTVLNAKTQRIAKVINTGAITNHVTFTYLAKKLRMLVTVGGENKVRVFDPAQDFHQTDTINVGALPHGLWAAPDGNLLYVGLEYADQVQGIDLETRQPLPPVKIGQSPQALVYAENAVSNVGNQVNLRPLSDSTATQLIVLNATGQDSQAQGKLAVRPIGLTDLVEQIFSGLQPNSSYTLAFSRSIQAPYAIDYEINQFHTDEKGRYMGQSTGLVHSVQDQATSTYQHIILIDNRTNQLLLLDKP; this comes from the coding sequence ATGAATCAGAAGAATCTTCTTTTGGGTCTGCTGCTGGTCAGCAGCGTCCCTTCCTACGCCCAATCCCGGTACGCCCACGACCGGGTGTATACGGCTAACCAGGTATCCAATACCGTATCGGTCATCGATCCCGCTACAAATCGGCTGCTGGGCGAGATCGATCTGGGTAAGCCTTACCCAAACGTCCTATCGCCCCTTTACCGAGGGCAGGCCCTGGTGCACGGGCTGCGCTATCTGGCTGCCAAAAGGCTGCTGGCAGTGGTATCGATCGGCTCCAACGCCCTCACCTTTATTTCGACCCAGACCAATCAGGTCCTTAAAACGGTCTATGTGGGCCGCTCCCCCCACGAGCCGACCTTCACGCCTAACGGCAAACAAGTCTGGGTTTCAGTACGGGGGGAAGCTTACATTAGTGTTATCGATGTGGCCAGTATGACCGAAGTCCGGCAGGTACCCGTCGCGGATGGTCCCGGCATGGTATCGTTTTCGCCCGATGGTAAGTTGGCCTATGTGTGCTCCAGCTTTACCCCTGAGCTTGATATCGTCAATACATCCACCTACCAGATCATAAAAAAAATACCCGTTGTCAGCCCTTTTTCACCCAACATCTTTACCAGCCCTCAGGGGGAATGGGTGGCGTTTACCCACAAAGATGTGGGCAAAGTGACGGTACTCAATGCCAAAACACAGCGCATCGCCAAGGTCATCAATACGGGCGCCATCACTAACCACGTAACCTTTACCTACCTAGCCAAAAAGCTGCGGATGCTGGTTACGGTAGGGGGCGAGAACAAAGTTCGGGTATTTGATCCGGCGCAGGATTTCCACCAGACAGACACCATCAACGTTGGCGCGCTGCCGCACGGGTTGTGGGCGGCTCCCGATGGTAACCTTCTGTATGTCGGCCTGGAGTATGCCGATCAGGTACAGGGCATTGATCTGGAAACTAGGCAACCGCTGCCGCCGGTTAAGATCGGCCAAAGTCCACAGGCCCTGGTGTACGCCGAAAATGCTGTTAGTAATGTAGGCAACCAGGTCAACCTTAGGCCCCTATCTGATTCCACGGCTACCCAGTTGATTGTACTTAACGCTACTGGCCAGGATAGCCAGGCCCAGGGCAAGCTGGCCGTACGGCCCATCGGCTTAACCGACTTGGTGGAACAGATTTTTTCGGGCCTTCAGCCCAATAGCTCGTACACGCTGGCCTTCAGCCGTTCAATACAGGCTCCCTACGCGATTGATTACGAAATTAATCAGTTCCATACCGATGAAAAGGGGCGATACATGGGTCAGTCGACTGGCTTAGTGCACTCGGTTCAGGACCAGGCGACTTCCACTTACCAGCACATTATCCTGATTGATAATCGAACGAACCAACTCCTCTTACTGGATAAGCCTTAG
- a CDS encoding GrpB family protein — protein MTKTSIRIEDYSPAWPLTFQQLKSVYQRRLGNLVTDIQHVGSTSVPGLAAKPILDIDLIISNRKTLNAVIEELDQLGYDYQGNLGIIDRESFKRRSDQVPLDGSSRYWQNHHLYVCPSDSLSLKNHLVLRDYLCQNPLKAQEYGELKKRLAQENPTDIDVYVAGKTPFILAILREAGFNNASLESIAQANKTR, from the coding sequence ATGACTAAAACAAGCATACGTATTGAGGACTACTCCCCGGCCTGGCCCTTAACATTCCAGCAATTAAAATCTGTCTACCAAAGGCGTCTGGGTAATTTGGTGACTGATATTCAGCATGTTGGCAGTACGTCTGTTCCTGGTCTTGCGGCAAAACCGATTCTAGATATTGATCTGATAATCAGCAACCGGAAAACCTTAAACGCTGTCATAGAAGAACTTGATCAGCTTGGTTACGATTACCAGGGCAACTTAGGAATTATAGACAGAGAGTCCTTTAAACGTAGGTCAGATCAGGTACCCCTGGATGGATCTTCCCGCTATTGGCAAAACCATCATTTATATGTCTGTCCATCAGACAGCCTTAGCTTGAAAAATCATCTGGTCCTTCGGGACTATCTATGCCAAAATCCGCTAAAAGCCCAGGAATATGGCGAACTCAAAAAGCGATTAGCCCAAGAAAATCCTACTGATATTGATGTATATGTGGCAGGAAAGACGCCTTTTATTCTGGCCATCCTTCGAGAGGCTGGGTTTAACAACGCGTCTCTGGAAAGCATTGCTCAGGCAAACAAAACCCGCTAA
- a CDS encoding DUF305 domain-containing protein, giving the protein MKTACLLFVLLLINPWVHAQHTHHTQPAPTAKNVYLAMMDTMMVQMDQAPMGNSPAATFLHQMLAHHRGAIAMASYEIANGHNREMIQLAKSILIEQQSEIEQMQLWLKQLRADTAHPPAAFGAAMKQTMDGMMNALPANKALSDTDRAFAAVMKPHHQAALAMAKVILQFSDEPVIQAYARGLMASQQIEIDQMTDYLN; this is encoded by the coding sequence ATGAAAACAGCCTGCTTACTTTTTGTTCTCCTCCTCATCAATCCGTGGGTCCATGCCCAGCATACTCACCATACCCAGCCTGCACCAACTGCTAAAAACGTTTATCTGGCCATGATGGATACGATGATGGTGCAGATGGACCAAGCACCCATGGGCAATTCGCCAGCGGCAACTTTTCTGCACCAAATGCTGGCCCATCATCGGGGTGCCATCGCCATGGCAAGCTACGAGATCGCGAACGGTCACAACCGGGAGATGATTCAATTAGCGAAAAGTATCCTGATTGAGCAACAAAGCGAGATCGAGCAAATGCAGCTCTGGCTGAAACAGCTCAGGGCCGACACCGCTCACCCACCCGCTGCCTTTGGGGCCGCCATGAAGCAAACGATGGATGGCATGATGAATGCCCTGCCGGCAAATAAAGCCCTGTCTGACACGGATCGAGCGTTTGCCGCTGTTATGAAGCCCCACCACCAGGCGGCCCTTGCCATGGCAAAAGTAATTCTGCAATTCAGCGATGAGCCAGTTATTCAAGCTTATGCCCGTGGGCTTATGGCCAGTCAGCAGATCGAAATTGACCAGATGACAGATTATTTAAACTAA
- a CDS encoding NADP-dependent oxidoreductase: MKTKTIRLKNRPVGVPKPGDFELVTQELPGLSQGEILLEASYISVDPYLRGKMSGTKEPRFELGQPITSKLIARVVESRNPHFRSGDYVSDYLLWQEFQIAGGSGLTKIDPHQAPLPAYLGVLGITGLSAYLPLLDYGQPKPGETLVVSGAAGAVGSIAGQIGKILGCRVVGIVGSEEKAELVKEKFGFDQAVNYRGSNDLNAAIASACPHGVDLYFDNVGGPISEAVIANINPYGRIIVCGAISNYNETTPALSPSLLPLVVYKFLRIQGFLIADFSSRFPQALNQLHEWLQQGKITYSETIVQGFENLPNAFIGLFEGLNQGKMIVEI, translated from the coding sequence ATGAAAACAAAAACGATCCGATTAAAGAACCGTCCAGTGGGAGTGCCAAAACCAGGCGACTTTGAACTGGTTACTCAAGAGCTGCCCGGACTTTCCCAGGGAGAGATCTTACTCGAAGCCTCATATATTTCGGTAGACCCTTACCTGCGGGGTAAGATGTCGGGCACTAAAGAACCGCGGTTCGAACTTGGACAACCCATCACGTCAAAACTCATTGCCCGGGTGGTGGAATCCAGAAACCCGCATTTCAGATCGGGCGACTACGTGAGTGACTACCTGTTATGGCAGGAGTTTCAAATCGCCGGGGGCAGTGGCTTAACGAAAATTGACCCCCATCAGGCCCCGTTACCGGCCTATTTGGGTGTACTGGGCATTACCGGATTATCGGCTTACCTGCCCTTGTTAGACTATGGTCAGCCCAAACCAGGGGAAACGCTGGTTGTATCCGGGGCCGCCGGTGCGGTGGGAAGCATTGCCGGTCAGATCGGAAAGATTCTGGGCTGTCGGGTGGTTGGCATTGTGGGCAGCGAGGAGAAAGCAGAACTGGTAAAAGAGAAGTTTGGCTTTGACCAAGCAGTCAATTACAGGGGTTCCAACGACTTAAACGCAGCCATCGCTTCAGCCTGCCCTCATGGTGTCGATCTCTATTTTGACAATGTAGGCGGTCCGATTTCAGAGGCTGTCATCGCCAACATTAACCCGTATGGCCGGATCATCGTTTGCGGTGCTATTTCCAATTACAATGAAACAACGCCTGCCTTGAGCCCGAGTCTACTCCCCTTGGTCGTGTATAAATTTCTGCGAATTCAGGGATTTCTGATTGCTGACTTCTCAAGCCGTTTTCCACAAGCCCTTAATCAGCTACATGAATGGTTGCAGCAAGGGAAAATAACGTATTCAGAAACCATTGTGCAGGGCTTTGAAAATCTTCCTAACGCGTTTATCGGCTTATTTGAGGGGCTGAACCAAGGTAAAATGATCGTTGAAATTTAA
- a CDS encoding glycoside hydrolase family 97 protein, with amino-acid sequence MRDVFIYKVFPFFAGVIFLFSGFQAVGQSMNLSSKSGSNRITLSLTRKGELHYQVAHRDKLIIADSPLGLNCDDQNFTAGLSLVNVSPTEPRRETYDLKVGHVKTIDHVLEHKSITFKNSSGALMIVDLVTGKEGVAFRYRFPDQTSKIRVINSELTGFQIEKKAKGWLQPYNKAGKVTPGYEDFYFNIHPGDSISNPRNPSVGWCMPALFQVNDNKTWVLLAESATDGLFPGCHLQADSRDGLYKIAFAEKDEKYNLPLSDNNHPTAKLPWTMPWRVIIIGDQAGDILLSSLITDLAPASKLEDASWIEPGKATWSWWSHPEDHSPEIYNQFTDLAASLDFGYTLFDAGWEKANTEGGIIAKATAKGIKPMVWAYSAAYFEPEKRRKRFKELAAMGVKGIKIDFWCSDRQEVMACFQSLFEDAAKEHLLVNLHGTTVPRGWHRTWPNLMTAEAVLGTEHYFYEARYPALAAEQNTLLPFTRNVAGPTDYTPFALTIRKYPRLNTGVHELATAMIYTSGIIDFADSKEVFDSLPISVRQLLKDMPATWDKTESVVAQPGEQIILFRQKENLSYMVGINGTSKVVPVKLNLARYAKGFSKFRIIREGEDPLMSFKTETYPITSSWQYAFAPRGGFIIQFVNE; translated from the coding sequence ATGAGAGATGTATTTATTTACAAAGTATTTCCCTTTTTTGCCGGAGTCATTTTTCTTTTCAGCGGCTTTCAAGCCGTAGGCCAATCGATGAACCTGAGTTCAAAGTCTGGATCAAACAGAATTACCTTGTCTTTAACCAGAAAGGGAGAATTGCATTACCAGGTAGCACACCGGGATAAGCTCATTATTGCCGATTCTCCGCTTGGCCTTAACTGTGATGATCAAAATTTTACGGCTGGACTCTCTCTCGTAAATGTTTCACCCACTGAACCAAGACGGGAGACATATGACTTGAAGGTGGGGCACGTCAAAACGATCGATCATGTTCTTGAACATAAGAGTATAACGTTTAAAAACAGCTCTGGCGCGCTCATGATTGTTGATTTGGTGACCGGGAAGGAAGGCGTTGCTTTTCGCTACCGGTTTCCGGATCAGACGTCAAAAATACGGGTAATCAACTCGGAGCTCACAGGCTTTCAGATTGAGAAAAAGGCGAAGGGCTGGTTGCAGCCTTATAACAAAGCGGGAAAGGTAACCCCGGGCTATGAAGATTTTTACTTTAATATACATCCCGGCGACTCCATCAGTAACCCCCGTAATCCGTCGGTGGGATGGTGTATGCCGGCCCTTTTTCAAGTAAATGACAACAAAACCTGGGTGTTACTGGCCGAGTCCGCCACGGATGGTTTGTTTCCAGGTTGTCATTTGCAAGCTGATTCCAGGGATGGACTGTATAAAATCGCCTTTGCTGAAAAAGACGAAAAATATAACCTTCCTTTAAGCGACAATAATCATCCAACAGCCAAGCTCCCCTGGACGATGCCCTGGCGGGTGATCATTATAGGTGATCAGGCTGGGGACATCCTACTCTCAAGCTTGATTACCGATTTAGCGCCAGCCTCTAAACTGGAGGATGCTTCCTGGATCGAACCGGGCAAAGCTACCTGGTCCTGGTGGTCCCATCCTGAGGATCATTCCCCTGAAATCTATAATCAATTCACAGATCTGGCTGCCTCTTTGGATTTCGGCTATACGCTGTTTGATGCGGGCTGGGAGAAAGCCAACACCGAAGGGGGAATTATTGCCAAGGCTACTGCTAAGGGGATCAAACCCATGGTGTGGGCCTATTCAGCCGCGTATTTCGAGCCAGAGAAAAGAAGAAAGCGCTTTAAAGAATTGGCGGCTATGGGCGTCAAGGGAATTAAGATTGATTTTTGGTGCTCAGACCGGCAGGAGGTGATGGCCTGCTTTCAGTCATTGTTCGAAGATGCCGCCAAGGAGCATTTACTGGTCAACCTGCATGGTACGACTGTTCCAAGAGGCTGGCACCGAACGTGGCCAAATTTGATGACCGCCGAAGCTGTTTTAGGCACGGAACATTATTTTTATGAAGCTAGATATCCAGCTCTGGCCGCCGAGCAGAATACCCTGTTGCCCTTCACCCGAAATGTCGCCGGTCCTACCGACTACACTCCGTTTGCTCTAACCATTCGAAAATATCCCCGGTTGAACACGGGGGTTCATGAGCTGGCTACGGCAATGATTTATACGTCAGGGATTATTGATTTTGCGGATTCAAAAGAGGTATTTGATTCACTGCCTATATCGGTTCGCCAGTTGTTGAAAGATATGCCCGCCACGTGGGATAAGACGGAAAGTGTTGTAGCCCAACCGGGAGAACAGATCATACTCTTTCGTCAGAAGGAGAACCTTTCTTACATGGTGGGTATTAATGGTACCAGTAAAGTAGTGCCCGTCAAGTTAAATCTGGCCAGGTACGCCAAGGGGTTTTCTAAATTTAGAATCATTAGAGAAGGTGAAGATCCCTTGATGAGCTTTAAAACCGAAACCTATCCCATCACGTCCAGTTGGCAATACGCTTTTGCTCCTAGAGGAGGCTTTATTATCCAGTTTGTTAATGAGTAG